The Streptomyces sp. NBC_01268 genome window below encodes:
- a CDS encoding MFS transporter, with the protein MSTTTAPPPGGIWKQSRTFDPAVRLLFLNQLTINLGFYMLMPYLAAHLADGLGMAAWAVGLVLGARNLSQQGMFLVGGALADRLGFKPLIVAGCALRTAGFGALAFAQSLPMLIAASLATGLAGALFNPAVRAYLAVEAGERRVEAFALFNTYYQAGILLGPLVGVALTGVSFRLTCVVAAVLFAGLTLVQLRHLPVRKELPAGDGRERGQFGTVLANRVFWLFSLAMTGSYVLSFQVYLALPLAADSTAVTTALFVVSAVVALVGQLRITAWCKRRLSRERCLVLGLGLMGVAFLPPALLGGGRSLPGLLLCAALLAAANAVLYPYEMDTVVALAEGRWVATHYGLYNTVCGIGITLGNLGTGALLDLTGWSSVPWLTLCAVGLGCAAAMAALSRGGRLAVRPAVRQSAARESPTGTG; encoded by the coding sequence TTGAGCACGACGACCGCGCCGCCCCCGGGCGGGATCTGGAAGCAGAGCCGCACCTTCGACCCGGCCGTGCGGCTGCTCTTCCTGAACCAGCTCACCATCAACCTCGGCTTCTACATGCTGATGCCGTACCTGGCCGCCCACCTGGCCGACGGCCTCGGGATGGCGGCCTGGGCGGTCGGGCTCGTGCTCGGCGCGCGGAACCTGTCCCAGCAGGGCATGTTCCTCGTCGGCGGCGCGCTCGCCGACCGGCTCGGCTTCAAGCCGCTGATCGTCGCCGGGTGCGCGCTGCGGACGGCCGGCTTCGGGGCGCTCGCCTTCGCGCAGTCGCTGCCGATGCTGATCGCCGCCTCGCTGGCGACCGGCCTGGCGGGGGCGCTGTTCAACCCCGCGGTGCGGGCCTATCTGGCGGTGGAGGCGGGGGAGCGGCGCGTGGAGGCCTTCGCGCTGTTCAACACCTACTACCAGGCGGGCATCCTGCTCGGGCCGCTCGTCGGGGTGGCGCTGACCGGGGTGTCGTTCCGGCTGACGTGCGTGGTGGCCGCGGTGCTGTTCGCCGGGCTCACCCTCGTACAGCTGCGGCACCTGCCCGTGCGGAAGGAGCTGCCCGCGGGGGACGGGCGGGAGCGGGGGCAGTTCGGGACGGTGCTCGCCAACCGGGTGTTCTGGCTGTTCTCGCTGGCGATGACCGGTTCGTACGTGCTGTCGTTCCAGGTCTATCTGGCGCTGCCGCTCGCCGCGGACAGCACGGCGGTGACGACGGCGCTGTTCGTGGTGTCGGCGGTGGTGGCGCTCGTCGGGCAGCTGCGGATCACCGCCTGGTGCAAGCGGCGGCTCAGCCGGGAGCGGTGTCTGGTGCTCGGGCTCGGGCTGATGGGCGTGGCGTTCCTGCCGCCGGCGCTGCTGGGCGGCGGCCGTTCGCTGCCGGGGCTGCTGCTGTGCGCGGCGCTCCTGGCGGCGGCGAACGCGGTGCTCTACCCGTACGAGATGGACACCGTGGTCGCCCTCGCCGAGGGCCGCTGGGTCGCCACCCACTACGGGCTCTACAACACCGTCTGCGGGATCGGCATCACCCTGGGGAACCTGGGCACGGGAGCCCTGCTCGACCTCACCGGCTGGTCGTCGGTGCCCTGGCTGACGCTGTGCGCGGTCGGTCTGGGCTGCGCGGCGGCGATGGCGGCGCTGTCCCGGGGCGGGCGGCTCGCCGTCCGGCCGGCCGTACGCCAGTCGGCCGCGCGGGAGTCGCCGACGGGCACCGGCTGA
- a CDS encoding PLP-dependent cysteine synthase family protein gives MSNPAHLISVARQTVGNTPVLWMDDGYWAKLEGFNFGGIKDRAALHMVEQARRRGELRPGAPIVESTSGTLGLGLALAGILHGHPVHVVTDPGLEPIVERMLTAHGAHVHVVPEPSPDGGWQQARMDRVAELLIALDGAWWPNQYGNPDNPQAYGGLAAELGEQLDRVDVLVCAVGTGGHSAGISRALRATTSPALELVGVDSIDSTVFGLPAGERLMRGLGSSIHPGNVDHAAFDEIHWVGPAEAVRAARRLASRQFATGGWSVGAVALVAGWLARTRPRGTRIAAVFPDGPQRYFDTVFNDEFCAAHGLLDGPVREDPAGYAEGEPVRGWTRRVLDRAERVR, from the coding sequence ATGAGCAATCCCGCCCACCTGATCTCCGTGGCCCGGCAGACCGTCGGCAACACCCCCGTCCTGTGGATGGACGACGGGTACTGGGCCAAGCTGGAAGGCTTCAACTTCGGCGGCATCAAGGACCGCGCCGCCCTCCACATGGTCGAGCAGGCCCGCCGCCGCGGGGAGCTGCGGCCGGGCGCCCCCATCGTCGAGTCCACCTCCGGCACCCTCGGGCTCGGGCTCGCGCTCGCCGGGATCCTGCACGGGCACCCCGTCCACGTCGTCACCGACCCCGGCCTCGAACCGATCGTCGAGCGGATGCTCACCGCCCACGGCGCCCACGTGCACGTCGTGCCCGAGCCCAGCCCGGACGGCGGCTGGCAGCAGGCCCGGATGGACCGGGTCGCCGAACTGCTGATCGCCCTCGACGGGGCCTGGTGGCCCAACCAGTACGGCAACCCCGACAACCCGCAGGCCTACGGCGGGCTCGCCGCCGAGCTCGGCGAGCAGCTGGACCGGGTCGACGTGCTGGTCTGCGCGGTCGGCACCGGAGGCCACTCGGCCGGCATCTCCCGCGCGCTGCGCGCCACCACCAGCCCCGCCCTCGAACTCGTCGGGGTGGACTCCATCGACTCCACCGTCTTCGGCCTCCCGGCCGGCGAGCGCCTGATGCGCGGGCTCGGCTCCTCCATCCACCCGGGCAACGTCGACCACGCCGCCTTCGACGAGATCCACTGGGTGGGTCCCGCGGAGGCGGTACGGGCCGCCCGGCGGCTCGCGTCCCGGCAGTTCGCCACCGGCGGCTGGAGCGTGGGTGCGGTCGCGCTGGTCGCGGGCTGGCTGGCCCGCACCCGGCCGCGCGGCACCCGGATCGCGGCGGTCTTCCCCGACGGGCCGCAGCGCTACTTCGACACCGTCTTCAACGACGAGTTCTGCGCGGCGCACGGGCTGCTCGACGGCCCCGTACGGGAGGACCCCGCCGGGTACGCCGAGGGCGAGCCGGTCCGTGGCTGGACCCGCCGGGTGCTGGACCGGGCGGAGCGGGTCCGTTGA